The Flavobacterium praedii genome window below encodes:
- a CDS encoding TolC family protein — protein MKRILLLTFLTFALTAKSQEESTTATKSLTLKDALTYALENKADAKKAKLEVENSEYKIQEVRSRALPQIAVNGSLTYNPVLQTNVLDGAMFGQPGQSVQVAFGQKWTSGAGVSLSQAIFDQSVFTGLRAANSTREFYQINNQLTEEQVIERVANSYYSVYVQREKLMLLDSNYVNTTKVRDIVKGQFDNGLAKKIDLDRIIVKMSNIDTERLQIKNQIELQENALKFYMGMPIETKIEIPKTEFEVTPQVITEAPNTANRTEYLLLKKQEELLEFQKTAIKAEYYPTLSLVAGYNYLGQGPEMPFFAKPADGVYWSDYSAIGLNLRVPIFTGFGTRARVRQADINIKSLQEGIKDTQLSLDLEYRNAKAQIENNLTTIKNQKENMRLAGDILKNTKNNYLQGLASLTDLLDAENASLEAQNNYTRAVLGYKIAEISLIKSKGELKNLLN, from the coding sequence ATGAAAAGAATACTTTTATTAACATTTTTAACCTTTGCTCTCACTGCAAAATCCCAAGAGGAAAGCACTACAGCAACAAAGTCTCTAACTTTAAAAGATGCCCTTACTTATGCTTTGGAAAATAAAGCTGATGCAAAAAAAGCAAAACTAGAAGTTGAAAATAGCGAATATAAAATCCAAGAAGTACGATCAAGAGCTTTGCCACAAATCGCGGTAAATGGAAGTTTAACATACAATCCGGTTCTTCAAACAAATGTACTAGATGGCGCCATGTTTGGCCAACCAGGACAATCAGTTCAAGTTGCTTTTGGACAAAAATGGACTTCAGGAGCTGGAGTTTCCTTGAGTCAAGCAATATTTGACCAATCGGTTTTTACAGGTTTGAGAGCCGCTAATTCCACTCGGGAATTCTATCAAATAAACAATCAATTAACGGAAGAACAAGTTATCGAAAGAGTTGCAAACAGTTACTATTCTGTTTATGTACAACGTGAAAAATTGATGTTATTGGATAGCAATTATGTAAACACAACTAAAGTACGTGACATTGTAAAAGGACAATTTGACAATGGATTGGCTAAAAAAATAGATTTAGATCGAATTATCGTAAAAATGTCAAACATTGATACAGAACGTTTACAAATCAAAAATCAAATTGAATTACAAGAAAATGCTTTGAAGTTTTATATGGGAATGCCTATTGAAACCAAAATTGAGATACCAAAAACAGAATTTGAAGTAACGCCACAAGTTATTACAGAAGCCCCAAACACTGCAAACAGAACTGAATATTTACTTTTGAAAAAACAAGAAGAATTATTGGAGTTTCAAAAAACAGCCATTAAAGCGGAATATTATCCAACACTTTCATTAGTGGCAGGATATAATTATTTAGGCCAAGGTCCAGAAATGCCGTTTTTTGCAAAACCTGCGGATGGCGTTTATTGGTCGGATTATTCTGCTATCGGATTGAATTTGAGAGTACCTATATTCACTGGTTTTGGAACTCGTGCCAGGGTAAGACAAGCGGATATAAACATTAAATCACTTCAAGAAGGGATAAAAGACACTCAATTATCACTTGATTTAGAGTACCGAAATGCCAAAGCACAAATTGAAAACAACTTGACAACAATCAAGAATCAAAAAGAAAATATGCGCTTGGCAGGTGACATTCTAAAAAACACCAAAAACAATTACCTGCAAGGTTTAGCTTCATTAACCGATTTATTAGACGCTGAAAATGCATCACTTGAAGCACAAAACAATTATACTAGAGCAGTTTTAGGATATAAAATTGCAGAAATATCATTAATCAAATCCAAAGGCGAATTAAAAAATTTATTAAACTAA
- a CDS encoding efflux RND transporter periplasmic adaptor subunit, whose amino-acid sequence MKKTIYIILAAVLIGGTAFTLFNNKKKNAEDTAIVAEKNSSVAVRVATVVTGKLDDAFKTNGNFEPIQELTFSAEKSGKVISVLVKEGDYVNVGQTLLIVRSDVINVNAQTAKAAYDNSKADYARYENAFKSGGVTKQQLDQSKLALTNAESNLKQANINVGDTKVKAPIKGYINKKYVEPGSILTGMPATALFDIVNVSKLKLKVTVNESQVANLKLGNNVAINASVFPDKSFTGKITFIASKANETLNFPIEIEVTNNPNNEIKAGMYGTATFESVTSKNTEVKTIPRTAFVGSVSSNEVFVVNNNIATLKKIVAGRIFGDKVEILDGLNDGDVVVTSGQINLSDNTKVSIVK is encoded by the coding sequence ATGAAAAAAACGATTTACATTATACTTGCAGCTGTATTGATAGGTGGTACTGCATTCACATTATTCAATAATAAGAAAAAAAATGCTGAAGACACCGCCATTGTTGCCGAAAAAAATAGTTCGGTTGCAGTAAGAGTAGCTACAGTTGTTACTGGAAAATTAGATGATGCTTTCAAAACTAACGGTAATTTTGAACCTATTCAAGAATTGACTTTTTCAGCTGAAAAATCCGGAAAAGTAATCAGTGTTTTAGTTAAAGAAGGGGATTATGTAAATGTTGGACAAACACTACTAATCGTTAGAAGCGATGTTATAAATGTTAATGCTCAAACCGCTAAAGCAGCTTATGACAATTCTAAAGCAGATTATGCAAGATATGAAAATGCATTTAAATCTGGTGGAGTAACCAAACAACAATTGGATCAGTCCAAATTAGCCTTGACCAATGCCGAATCAAACTTGAAACAAGCCAATATAAACGTTGGAGACACAAAAGTAAAAGCTCCAATTAAAGGATATATCAACAAAAAATATGTTGAACCAGGCTCAATTTTGACAGGAATGCCTGCCACTGCATTATTTGACATAGTGAATGTTTCTAAATTAAAATTAAAAGTAACCGTTAACGAAAGCCAAGTAGCCAACTTGAAACTGGGAAACAATGTTGCTATTAATGCAAGTGTGTTTCCAGATAAATCGTTTACAGGAAAAATCACTTTTATAGCTTCAAAAGCTAATGAAACTTTGAATTTCCCTATTGAAATTGAAGTAACAAACAATCCAAATAACGAAATTAAAGCAGGAATGTACGGAACTGCCACTTTTGAAAGTGTTACTTCAAAAAATACCGAAGTTAAAACGATACCAAGAACAGCATTCGTAGGAAGTGTAAGCAGCAACGAAGTATTTGTGGTAAATAACAATATAGCTACTTTGAAAAAAATAGTAGCTGGGAGAATCTTTGGAGACAAAGTTGAAATATTAGACGGATTGAATGATGGCGATGTAGTCGTTACAAGCGGACAAATCAATTTGAGCGACAATACCAAAGTAAGTATCGTTAAATAA
- a CDS encoding efflux RND transporter permease subunit translates to MKIVDISIKRPSIIIVLFTILLLGGLFSYKQLSYELIPKFEVNVVTVSTVYPGASPGEVENTVTKKLEDAISTMENIKKIESKSYESLSVVMITLTTEADADYALNDAQRKINAVLKDLPDDVDPPSLSKFSLSDLPIMTIGATGEMDEIAFYDLLDKKIQPIVSRVPGVAQVNLVGGQEREIKVSLDSKKMQGYGLSIPQVQQAVLGSNLDFPTGNIKTRENKTQIRLSGKYKSVEEMRNLVISSNNGIQIRLGDIADVQDAQKDVEKISRVNQKSSIILQVIKQSDANAVAVSAKVKKAIAQIEKDYAKSNLKLDVANDSSEFTLTAADSVMHDLFIAIILVAFVMLFFLHSIRNAIIVMVSIPASLVATFIGIYLMGYTLNLMSLLGLSLVVGILVDDAIVVLENIHRHMEMGKNKVRAAYDGAAEIGFTVMAITLVIIVVFLPIAMSTGLVSNIITQFCVTVIIATLFSLLASFTIVPWLFSRYGKLEHITKKTFFGRVILGFESYLDVFTHKVTDILKWSLVHKKSTLAIVVALFFASTIGLVGGGFIGGEFFAKTDKGEFLVQIELPKDASVEQTNFMTQKAEEFLRGNKNIVDLITTVGLTSEGMGATQSTAYKSEILVSLVDKTKREDNSFIFAAKIKRELEKVLVGAKVKTVPMGLLGADQAPIKLTVTGPNFEDAMSFASKAATELKKIPGSSEVKLTSESGNPEIKVVVNRDKMAALGLTLQTVGLTMQTAFSGNTDGKFRAGEYEYDINIRFNEYDRSNAKDVNDLIFINSAGQQIKLTQFADVIESSGPSVLERRDKSTAVSIEAQTVGRPSGTVATEWETVFSKMDRPAGVNYVWGGDMENQTEGFGTLGIALLAAIILVYLVMVALYDDFVTPFVVLFSIPLSFIGALLALALTNNSLNIFTILGIIMLIGLVCKNAILLVDFANHRKEAGETTFNALVQANHARLRPILMTTIAMVIGMIPIALAKGAAAEMNNGLAWVVIGGLLSSLLLTLIVVPVVYSIFDSIRVRLGKDKKENYGELMTAEYKHRKLVDGFNPKHKV, encoded by the coding sequence ATGAAAATAGTCGATATATCAATAAAACGACCATCAATTATCATAGTATTATTTACCATTTTACTATTGGGTGGTCTGTTCAGTTACAAACAATTAAGCTACGAATTAATTCCAAAATTTGAAGTAAATGTAGTTACAGTTTCTACTGTTTATCCTGGAGCTTCCCCTGGTGAAGTTGAAAACACAGTAACCAAAAAACTGGAAGACGCGATTTCTACGATGGAAAACATCAAGAAAATAGAATCCAAATCGTATGAAAGTCTTTCGGTGGTTATGATTACACTCACCACCGAAGCCGATGCAGATTATGCATTAAATGATGCGCAACGAAAAATCAATGCCGTCCTGAAAGACCTACCAGATGATGTAGATCCACCCTCTTTGAGCAAATTCTCGCTAAGTGATTTGCCAATTATGACAATTGGTGCCACAGGAGAAATGGATGAAATTGCCTTTTATGATTTATTGGACAAAAAAATCCAACCAATAGTATCTCGTGTACCAGGTGTAGCGCAAGTAAACCTTGTGGGTGGACAAGAGAGAGAAATCAAAGTAAGTTTGGATTCTAAAAAAATGCAAGGATACGGACTTTCAATTCCACAAGTGCAACAAGCGGTTCTTGGCTCTAACCTTGATTTTCCAACAGGGAACATTAAAACTAGAGAAAACAAAACACAAATTCGTTTGTCCGGAAAATACAAATCAGTTGAAGAAATGCGTAATCTGGTTATTTCTTCCAACAATGGTATTCAAATTCGATTAGGAGATATAGCGGATGTCCAAGATGCGCAGAAAGATGTAGAGAAAATTTCAAGAGTAAATCAAAAAAGTTCCATCATCCTTCAGGTCATCAAACAATCAGATGCCAATGCTGTAGCAGTTAGTGCAAAAGTAAAAAAAGCCATTGCCCAAATCGAGAAAGATTATGCTAAATCAAATTTAAAATTAGATGTAGCCAATGATAGTAGCGAATTTACTTTAACAGCTGCCGATTCCGTAATGCATGATTTATTTATTGCCATCATTTTGGTAGCATTTGTAATGTTGTTCTTCTTGCACAGTATCCGTAATGCAATTATTGTAATGGTTTCTATTCCAGCCTCACTGGTAGCCACTTTCATCGGTATTTATTTAATGGGTTACACACTAAACTTGATGAGTTTGTTAGGACTTTCATTAGTGGTCGGTATCCTTGTGGATGATGCGATTGTAGTATTGGAAAACATTCACCGTCACATGGAAATGGGAAAAAACAAAGTACGTGCCGCTTATGATGGAGCCGCCGAGATTGGTTTTACCGTAATGGCAATTACACTGGTAATTATCGTAGTTTTCCTTCCTATTGCGATGAGTACAGGACTTGTTTCTAATATTATTACACAATTCTGCGTAACGGTAATTATAGCAACACTGTTCTCTTTACTGGCTTCATTCACCATTGTGCCTTGGTTATTTTCACGTTATGGAAAATTAGAACACATCACTAAAAAAACTTTTTTTGGTAGAGTAATTTTAGGATTCGAATCCTATTTAGATGTTTTCACTCACAAAGTAACCGACATATTAAAATGGTCACTAGTACATAAAAAAAGCACTTTGGCTATCGTTGTTGCGCTTTTCTTTGCGTCCACTATAGGACTTGTTGGTGGTGGTTTCATTGGAGGAGAGTTTTTTGCAAAAACCGACAAAGGGGAATTCTTAGTACAAATAGAATTGCCAAAAGATGCTTCGGTAGAGCAAACTAATTTTATGACCCAAAAAGCAGAAGAATTTTTACGAGGCAATAAAAATATTGTGGATCTAATTACCACTGTTGGACTTACCAGCGAAGGTATGGGAGCAACACAATCTACAGCATATAAATCGGAAATTCTAGTTTCATTGGTGGACAAAACCAAACGTGAGGACAACTCCTTCATCTTTGCGGCAAAAATAAAACGGGAACTGGAAAAAGTATTAGTTGGTGCTAAAGTAAAAACTGTTCCTATGGGACTATTGGGAGCCGATCAAGCCCCAATTAAGTTAACCGTTACGGGACCAAATTTTGAAGACGCTATGTCTTTTGCAAGCAAAGCCGCTACAGAATTGAAAAAAATTCCAGGATCGTCAGAGGTAAAATTAACTTCAGAATCAGGAAATCCAGAAATAAAAGTTGTAGTAAACCGTGATAAAATGGCCGCTTTAGGTTTAACTCTTCAAACAGTAGGGTTGACTATGCAAACCGCTTTTAGCGGAAATACAGATGGTAAATTCCGTGCAGGAGAATATGAGTACGACATTAACATTCGTTTTAATGAATACGACCGTTCGAATGCTAAAGATGTAAACGATTTAATTTTTATAAACAGTGCAGGACAACAAATCAAGTTAACCCAATTTGCCGATGTTATCGAAAGTTCAGGGCCAAGTGTGTTAGAACGAAGAGACAAAAGTACAGCTGTATCTATAGAAGCCCAGACCGTAGGACGCCCTTCTGGAACAGTGGCTACCGAATGGGAAACTGTTTTCTCCAAAATGGATAGACCAGCAGGTGTAAATTATGTTTGGGGTGGTGATATGGAAAACCAAACCGAAGGTTTTGGAACTTTAGGAATTGCTTTATTAGCTGCAATTATCTTGGTATATCTTGTAATGGTAGCTTTGTATGATGACTTTGTAACTCCATTTGTAGTTTTATTTTCTATTCCATTATCATTCATCGGAGCTTTATTAGCTTTGGCATTGACCAACAACTCTTTGAATATCTTTACCATATTAGGGATCATTATGCTAATTGGTTTAGTGTGTAAGAATGCCATTTTACTGGTTGACTTTGCCAATCATAGAAAAGAAGCGGGAGAAACTACATTCAATGCACTTGTTCAAGCCAACCATGCCCGTTTACGTCCTATCTTAATGACGACAATTGCGATGGTAATTGGTATGATTCCAATTGCTTTGGCCAAAGGAGCCGCAGCTGAAATGAACAATGGTTTGGCATGGGTTGTCATAGGAGGTTTACTGTCTTCTCTTTTGCTTACTTTGATTGTTGTTCCCGTTGTTTATTCAATATTCGACAGCATTAGAGTGCGCTTAGGAAAAGACAAAAAAGAAAATTATGGCGAATTAATGACCGCCGAATACAAACACCGAAAATTAGTAGACGGTTTTAATCCAAAACATAAGGTTTAA